TATCGTCGATACCGGCTCCACAGACCGCACCAAGGAGATTGCAGCGAAGTGGACGCAGCATATCTACGATTTCGAGTGGATTGACGATTTCTCTGCTGCCCGGAACGAATCCTTTAAATATGCTACCCAGGAGTATATTCTGTGGCTGGATGCCGATGATATTTTGACTCCCGAGGACAAGGTCAAGTTGGAGCATTTAAAAAACACGCTCACGGAAGACATAGACGCCGTCTCCATGAATTACGAAATTCCGCAGGACAACAGCCGGAAACTCATCAGTAATACCACGAGGCTGCGGCTACTCAAGCGTACCAAAGGTTTCATCTGGCAAGGCATCGTACATGAGGATTTAGCTACAGATGAGACGTATCATTTTATAAAATCAGATATCACTGTTACCCATACTAAAGTAGTGAACGCTTCAGGTGGCAATTCCTCAAGCAGAAATATGGACATCTATGAACGCCACTTGGCGAAAGGCTACACTTTCAGCACATCTGATATGCTAAATTATGCCAGGGAATGTCATTCCCGCAAGCAATATAAGCAAGCCATCCATTATTATGAGCTGTGCAAGGATCACCCTGAAATAACTCTGGAGAACAGAATTTTCATCCTTCACAAGCTGGCAACCTGTTATGTATACAACAGCCAGACGGAGAAAGAACTCGAACTTACGCTTGAAGCTCTGTCCATGGATGTGCCCTACCCCGCCTTCAGTTGCCGGATGGGAGAGCATTTCCTGAAAGCAGGTAATCTGGAGGCTGCAATATTCTGGTATCGTTCGGCTTATTTGTCCCCGCCGGGTGAACGATACGACTGGTCTGTTGTTGATAACGTCTACCACACCTGGCTTCCCCATCAACAGCTCTCCCTATGCTACCAGGCGCTAGGTGACAAGGCCCAGGCGTTACATCATCAGCAATGGGCTGAATTTTATAGTAAAAGATAGTGCTGTGTGTAAGGCTGTTTAAGTCTTAACACAGCTATAGAGACAATCCCGGAAGCTTAATTATTCCTGGACCTGTCTCTTTTTGTTGTCCATCTCCCCTATATTGCAGTTTCAACCCCTAAGTCCGCACCAAACCGTGAAGTCAGAATATTACTATATTAAACGTTAAGTATGCTGGAACGAAATCCAAATATACGGACAGGAAGTGAAGAATCTTGGCCTTTTTATCAACAGGACCTATCGAGAATAATCCGGTAAGCGGAGTAAGGCCTACTCAACAGGTTACCATTAAAATTGTTAACAGCAGTGGTGGCTCGGCTTCCTCAGTAACCATTAAAGGTTATTATCTACAAGCTGGAACAAGGGTCTTGTATGTCAGCGAAGCACTCAACATTGAAGCAAATCAAGTCATTACAAAGAATTATTACGCTGATTTTAATGGTTTTGAGTTTAATTTCCTTACACCTGATGATTCAACTAGTGTGAGCGATCCAATTCAAATTTCGGTCTGGGGCAAAAATAGTGCAGGTGCGCTGGTAACCGCACACCGTTTGGTCTCTGAAGAGCTGCTTGGAGAACAGGACGGCGGGCAGGCAGGAGCCACAGGGCCAACCGGACCCGCTGGACAACAAGGCCCTCCCGGAGTAACGGGACCGACCGGGCCAGGGGCAGGAGCAACTGGAGCCACCGGACCTACAGGAACGGCGGGGCCTGGTGGTGCGACTGGGCCGACTGGTTCAGGAGCTGGGGGT
This genomic interval from Paenibacillus sp. FSL H8-0332 contains the following:
- a CDS encoding glycosyltransferase family 2 protein, producing MASISLCLIVKNEEQNLDHCLSSIEGIPDEIIIVDTGSTDRTKEIAAKWTQHIYDFEWIDDFSAARNESFKYATQEYILWLDADDILTPEDKVKLEHLKNTLTEDIDAVSMNYEIPQDNSRKLISNTTRLRLLKRTKGFIWQGIVHEDLATDETYHFIKSDITVTHTKVVNASGGNSSSRNMDIYERHLAKGYTFSTSDMLNYARECHSRKQYKQAIHYYELCKDHPEITLENRIFILHKLATCYVYNSQTEKELELTLEALSMDVPYPAFSCRMGEHFLKAGNLEAAIFWYRSAYLSPPGERYDWSVVDNVYHTWLPHQQLSLCYQALGDKAQALHHQQWAEFYSKR